The following proteins are co-located in the Silene latifolia isolate original U9 population chromosome 1, ASM4854445v1, whole genome shotgun sequence genome:
- the LOC141608737 gene encoding protein JOKA2-like isoform X1: MASLVFKVKYEETLRRFNVAINGDQQMDLSMEGLRLKICSLFNLSDADFRLTYEDEDDDVVTLVEDADLHDVVRQGLNPVRITVCLNSVQSTQSSAPSGNAASSIPSPQIGQPNVAEALSHVLLNLGKSIPNLQQNTNPEVAKIVRSVQDPLAQALSKLSLDVSSKAASTSPILGELFEGLSKIGQSYVNAATSNSGSSSVTSHNDVGNDSKPNAEGRNDEGFADEGIKNNDNIGKADPTKPASKITQAAGGDTSVKYSPCSPFSFDKEKSVCNESSSNKKSSSCGMKKSKDAAQKKGVGFNAGFLRSAPMNASETALRDAAERMRGFQSYRESMLLGECPFGGISLTDDQIFKPYNRSLSKADSLGSIFHKGVRCDGCGVLPITGPRFKSKVKYDYDLCSICFSRMGNDVDYARIDFPLTYGHPWSLKTPDAKSLRQCIMKKHAPKHLRSRLDSRFITDVNVVDGTAMAPLTPFTKIWRMRNNGTLPWNHGLQLLWIGGDRFSPSDSVEIQVPPTGVDVGLELDIAVDFIAPELPGRYISYWRMAEPSGHKFGQRVWVQIQVDPSVDLTRESSPMLNLNLPPDSNEAIFPEVVDVKTEPEFIVEVGESSTTRPIPEQNNIETLSLNFPTNGDLLIDGDVVYPSAATADRPVSPPVGPLPFSYPEVDAQSYNVKDASAPLPSMTLNEEAKAEEKLLKELSQMGFKQVDLNKEVLRMNEYDLDRSVDDLCDVSEWDPILEELKEMGFEDKETNKKLLVKNNGSITRVVMDLIAEEKAE; the protein is encoded by the exons ATGGCTTCTCTTGTCTTCAAG GTTAAATATGAGGAGACGCTCAGGCGTTTCAATGTTGCTATCAATGGAGATCAGcaaatggatcttagcatggagGGTCTCAGGCTTAAGATTTGCTCCCTTTTTAATCTGTCAGATGCAGATTTTCGTCTCACATACGAAGATGAAGATGATGACGTTGTTACCCTCGTAGAAGATGCTGATCTGCATGATGTAGTAAGACAAGGTCTAAATCCTGTCCGGATTACTGTTTGCCTCAATTCAGTTCAAAGCACTCAGTCTTCTGCTCCTAGTGGAAATGCAGCGTCAAGCATACCATCTCCGCAAATTGGGCAACCAAATGTCGCTGAAGCTCTGAGTCATGTTCTGCTGAATCTTGGAAAGTCAATTCCAAATTTGCAACAAAACACTAATCCTGAGGTCGCCAAAATCGTGAGATCTGTCCAAGACCCTCTTGCCCAGGCTTTGTCCAAGCTTTCTCTAGATGTGTCATCAAAAGCTGCATCTACTTCTCCAATTCTTGGCGAACTTTTCGAAGGGCTGTCAAAAATTGGACAGTCCTATGTGAATGCTGCCACTTCCAATTCTGGTTCTAGTAGTGTAACCAGTCACAATGATGTTGGTAATGACTCCAAGCCTAACGCGGAAGGAAGAAATGATGAAGGGTTTGCTGATGAAGGCATAAAGAATAATGATAACATTGGTAAAGCTGACCCTACCAAACCAGCTTCTAAGATCACTCAGGCTGCTGGAGGAGATACGTCTGTTAAATATTCACCGTGCTCTCCCTTTTCCTTCGATAAGGAAAAGAGCGTGTGCAATGAATCTTCTTCTAACAAGAAGTCTAGCAGTTGTGGTATGAAGAAGAGCAAGGATGCTGCTCAAAAAAAGGGCGTGGGTTTCAATGCTGGGTTTTTGAGATCAGCACCAATGAATGCCTCTGAAACTGCACTTAGAGATGCAGCTGAAAGAATGAGGGGTTTTCAATCATATCGTGAATCGATGCTTCTAGGTGAGTGCCCTTTTGGAGGCATCTCACTGACAGATGACCAAATTTTTAAGCCATACAATAGAAGCCTTAGCAAGGCTGATAGTCTGGGCTCTATATTTCACAAAGGGGTCCGCTGTGATGGCTGCGGTGTACTTCCTATTACTGGACCAAGGTTCAAGAGTAAAGT GAAGTACGATTATGACTTGTGCAGCATCTGTTTTTCAAGGATGGGAAATGATGTAGATTACGCAAGAATTGATTTTCCCTTGACATATGGCCATCCTTGGTCTCTCAAGACTCCTGATGCG AAGAGCCTTCGTCAGTGTATCATGAAGAAGCATGCACCGAAACATCTGCGCTCTAGACTCGACAGTCGCTTTATTACAGATGTAAATGTCGTGGATGGAACAGCAATGGCGCCGCTTACACCTTTTACTAAGATCTGGCGGATGCGTAACAATGGCACACTTCCTTGGAATCATGGATTGCAACTTCTATGGATTGGTGGTGATCGGTTTAGCCCTTCTGATTCCGTTGAGATACAG GTTCCCCCTACTGGTGTGGATGTTGGTCTTGAGCTTGACATAGCTGTTGATTTCATTGCCCCTGAACTACCCGGACGTTACATCTCTTATTGGAGGATGGCAGAGCCATCTGGTCATAAATTTGGGCAGCGAGTGTGGGTTCAAATTCAG GTGGATCCTTCTGTCGACCTGACCCGTGAAAGCTCCCCAATGCTGAACCTCAATCTTCCTCCCGATAGTAACGAGGCCATATTTCCTGAGGTTGTTGACGTAAAGACTGAACCTGAATTCATCGTTGAAGTTGGCGAATCTAGTACCACCCGGCCTATTCCAGAGCAGAATAACATTGAAACATTAAGCCTGAATTTCCCCACCAATGGTGATTTGTTAATTGATGGTGATGTGGTGTACCCAAGTGCTGCTACTGCTGACAGGCCTGTTTCTCCTCCTGTGGGGCCCTTGCCATTCTCTTACCCTGAGGTCGATGCTCAGTCATACAATGTAAAAGACGCATCTGCTCCTTTACCGAGTATGACTTTGAATGAGGAAGCTAAAGCCGAGGAGAAATTGTTGAAGGAACTTTCGCAAATGGGATTTAAGCAGGTTGACTTGAACAAAGAGGTTCTTCGGATGAATGAGTATGACTTGGATCGGTCTGTGGATGATCTCTGTGATGTTTCTGAGTGGGACCCGATCCTCGAGGAGCTGAAGGAGATG GGTTTTGAAGACAAGGAGACAAACAAGAAGCTCTTGGTAAAGAACAATGGAAGCATCACACGTGTGGTCATGGACCTCATTGCTGAAGAGAAGGCTGAGTAG
- the LOC141608746 gene encoding serine/threonine-protein kinase STY13 isoform X1: MDFGNRFHSFDEFHLDSKCLVDPNQLLVGPKIGEGAHAKVYEGNVFRYKNQNVAIKIVHRGETPEEIAKREGRFAREVAMLSRVQHKNLVKFIGACKEPVMVIVTELLLGGTLRKYLLNMRPNCLDRRVAVSFALDIARAMECLHSHGIIHRDLKPENLLLTEDHRTVKLADFGLAREESLTEMMTAETGTYRWMAPELYSTVTLRQGEKKHYNHKVDAYSFAIVLWELMHNKMPFEGMSNLQAAYAAAFKNVRPSADDLPEEVALILTSCWNEDPNARPNFTQIIQMLLHYLSTIAPLEPAIPPRIFTRENSILPPESPGTSSLMAKKDSTGETPRTPMENKPRSFFFCLDQCY, translated from the exons ATGGATTTTGGAAATAGGTTTCACTCATTTGATGAGTTTCATTTGGATTCAAAGTGCTTGGTTGATCCAAATCAGTTATTAGTTGGTCCAAAGATTGGTGAAGGTGCTCATGctaaagtttatgaaggaaa CGTCTTTAGGTATAAGAATCAAAATGTTGCTATTAAGATTGTACATAGAGGAGAAACGCCAGAAGAGATTGCTAAAAGAGAAGGGCGTTTTGCAAGGGAAGTTGCCATGCTATCCAGAGTTCAGCACAAAAACTTGGTGAAG TTTATTGGTGCCTGCAAAGAGCCAGTCATGGTGATTGTCACTGAGCTCTTGTTGGGAGGAACACTGCGTAAATATTTGCTCAACATGCGGCCGAATTGTTTAGATAGACGAGTTGCTGTAAGTTTTGCCTTAGATATCGCCCGTGCAATGGAATGCCTACATTCTCATGGGATCATACACCGAGATTTAAAGCCAG AGAATTTACTACTGACAGAAGATCACAGGACAGTAAAACTTGCAGACTTTGGTTTAGCAAGGGAAGAGTCATTAACTGAGATGATGACTGCTGAGACGGGGACATATCGGTGGATGGCCCCCGAG TTGTACAGTACCGTTACATTAAGGCAAGGGGAAAAGAAACATTACAACCACAAGGTTGATGCTTATAGCTTTGCAATCGTTTTGTGGGAGCTAATGCATAATAAGATGCCATTTGAAGGCATGTCAAACTTACAAGCAGCTTATGCTGCAGCTTTCAAG AATGTAAGGCCTAGTGCTGATGATCTCCCCGAGGAAGTAGCCCTGATCCTAACTTCATGTTGGAATGAAGACCCAAATGCTCGACCAAACTTCACTCAGATAATCCAAATGCTCCTTCATTATCTTTCGACAATAGCACCGCTTGAGCCGGCAATCCCACCTCGGATATTCACTAGAGAGAACTCCATCCTTCCACCGGAATCTCCAGGCACAAGCTCTTTAATGGCCAAAAAGGACAGCACTGGCGAAACTCCAAGGACACCTATGGAAAATAAGCCTAGAAGTTTTTTCTTTTGTCTCGACCAGTGTTATTAG
- the LOC141608746 gene encoding serine/threonine-protein kinase STY13 isoform X2: protein MDFGNRFHSFDEFHLDSKCLVDPNQLLVGPKIGEGAHAKVYEGKYKNQNVAIKIVHRGETPEEIAKREGRFAREVAMLSRVQHKNLVKFIGACKEPVMVIVTELLLGGTLRKYLLNMRPNCLDRRVAVSFALDIARAMECLHSHGIIHRDLKPENLLLTEDHRTVKLADFGLAREESLTEMMTAETGTYRWMAPELYSTVTLRQGEKKHYNHKVDAYSFAIVLWELMHNKMPFEGMSNLQAAYAAAFKNVRPSADDLPEEVALILTSCWNEDPNARPNFTQIIQMLLHYLSTIAPLEPAIPPRIFTRENSILPPESPGTSSLMAKKDSTGETPRTPMENKPRSFFFCLDQCY from the exons ATGGATTTTGGAAATAGGTTTCACTCATTTGATGAGTTTCATTTGGATTCAAAGTGCTTGGTTGATCCAAATCAGTTATTAGTTGGTCCAAAGATTGGTGAAGGTGCTCATGctaaagtttatgaaggaaa GTATAAGAATCAAAATGTTGCTATTAAGATTGTACATAGAGGAGAAACGCCAGAAGAGATTGCTAAAAGAGAAGGGCGTTTTGCAAGGGAAGTTGCCATGCTATCCAGAGTTCAGCACAAAAACTTGGTGAAG TTTATTGGTGCCTGCAAAGAGCCAGTCATGGTGATTGTCACTGAGCTCTTGTTGGGAGGAACACTGCGTAAATATTTGCTCAACATGCGGCCGAATTGTTTAGATAGACGAGTTGCTGTAAGTTTTGCCTTAGATATCGCCCGTGCAATGGAATGCCTACATTCTCATGGGATCATACACCGAGATTTAAAGCCAG AGAATTTACTACTGACAGAAGATCACAGGACAGTAAAACTTGCAGACTTTGGTTTAGCAAGGGAAGAGTCATTAACTGAGATGATGACTGCTGAGACGGGGACATATCGGTGGATGGCCCCCGAG TTGTACAGTACCGTTACATTAAGGCAAGGGGAAAAGAAACATTACAACCACAAGGTTGATGCTTATAGCTTTGCAATCGTTTTGTGGGAGCTAATGCATAATAAGATGCCATTTGAAGGCATGTCAAACTTACAAGCAGCTTATGCTGCAGCTTTCAAG AATGTAAGGCCTAGTGCTGATGATCTCCCCGAGGAAGTAGCCCTGATCCTAACTTCATGTTGGAATGAAGACCCAAATGCTCGACCAAACTTCACTCAGATAATCCAAATGCTCCTTCATTATCTTTCGACAATAGCACCGCTTGAGCCGGCAATCCCACCTCGGATATTCACTAGAGAGAACTCCATCCTTCCACCGGAATCTCCAGGCACAAGCTCTTTAATGGCCAAAAAGGACAGCACTGGCGAAACTCCAAGGACACCTATGGAAAATAAGCCTAGAAGTTTTTTCTTTTGTCTCGACCAGTGTTATTAG
- the LOC141608737 gene encoding protein JOKA2-like isoform X2 — MASLVFKVKYEETLRRFNVAINGDQQMDLSMEGLRLKICSLFNLSDADFRLTYEDEDDDVVTLVEDADLHDVVRQGLNPVRITVCLNSVQSTQSSAPSGNAASSIPSPQIGQPNVAEALSHVLLNLGKSIPNLQQNTNPEVAKIVRSVQDPLAQALSKLSLDVSSKAASTSPILGELFEGLSKIGQSYVNAATSNSGSSSVTSHNDVGNDSKPNAEGRNDEGFADEGIKNNDNIGKADPTKPASKITQAAGGDTSVKYSPCSPFSFDKEKSVCNESSSNKKSSSCGMKKSKDAAQKKGVGFNAGFLRSAPMNASETALRDAAERMRGFQSYRESMLLGECPFGGISLTDDQIFKPYNRSLSKADSLGSIFHKGVRCDGCGVLPITGPRFKSKVKYDYDLCSICFSRMGNDVDYARIDFPLTYGHPWSLKTPDASLRQCIMKKHAPKHLRSRLDSRFITDVNVVDGTAMAPLTPFTKIWRMRNNGTLPWNHGLQLLWIGGDRFSPSDSVEIQVPPTGVDVGLELDIAVDFIAPELPGRYISYWRMAEPSGHKFGQRVWVQIQVDPSVDLTRESSPMLNLNLPPDSNEAIFPEVVDVKTEPEFIVEVGESSTTRPIPEQNNIETLSLNFPTNGDLLIDGDVVYPSAATADRPVSPPVGPLPFSYPEVDAQSYNVKDASAPLPSMTLNEEAKAEEKLLKELSQMGFKQVDLNKEVLRMNEYDLDRSVDDLCDVSEWDPILEELKEMGFEDKETNKKLLVKNNGSITRVVMDLIAEEKAE; from the exons ATGGCTTCTCTTGTCTTCAAG GTTAAATATGAGGAGACGCTCAGGCGTTTCAATGTTGCTATCAATGGAGATCAGcaaatggatcttagcatggagGGTCTCAGGCTTAAGATTTGCTCCCTTTTTAATCTGTCAGATGCAGATTTTCGTCTCACATACGAAGATGAAGATGATGACGTTGTTACCCTCGTAGAAGATGCTGATCTGCATGATGTAGTAAGACAAGGTCTAAATCCTGTCCGGATTACTGTTTGCCTCAATTCAGTTCAAAGCACTCAGTCTTCTGCTCCTAGTGGAAATGCAGCGTCAAGCATACCATCTCCGCAAATTGGGCAACCAAATGTCGCTGAAGCTCTGAGTCATGTTCTGCTGAATCTTGGAAAGTCAATTCCAAATTTGCAACAAAACACTAATCCTGAGGTCGCCAAAATCGTGAGATCTGTCCAAGACCCTCTTGCCCAGGCTTTGTCCAAGCTTTCTCTAGATGTGTCATCAAAAGCTGCATCTACTTCTCCAATTCTTGGCGAACTTTTCGAAGGGCTGTCAAAAATTGGACAGTCCTATGTGAATGCTGCCACTTCCAATTCTGGTTCTAGTAGTGTAACCAGTCACAATGATGTTGGTAATGACTCCAAGCCTAACGCGGAAGGAAGAAATGATGAAGGGTTTGCTGATGAAGGCATAAAGAATAATGATAACATTGGTAAAGCTGACCCTACCAAACCAGCTTCTAAGATCACTCAGGCTGCTGGAGGAGATACGTCTGTTAAATATTCACCGTGCTCTCCCTTTTCCTTCGATAAGGAAAAGAGCGTGTGCAATGAATCTTCTTCTAACAAGAAGTCTAGCAGTTGTGGTATGAAGAAGAGCAAGGATGCTGCTCAAAAAAAGGGCGTGGGTTTCAATGCTGGGTTTTTGAGATCAGCACCAATGAATGCCTCTGAAACTGCACTTAGAGATGCAGCTGAAAGAATGAGGGGTTTTCAATCATATCGTGAATCGATGCTTCTAGGTGAGTGCCCTTTTGGAGGCATCTCACTGACAGATGACCAAATTTTTAAGCCATACAATAGAAGCCTTAGCAAGGCTGATAGTCTGGGCTCTATATTTCACAAAGGGGTCCGCTGTGATGGCTGCGGTGTACTTCCTATTACTGGACCAAGGTTCAAGAGTAAAGT GAAGTACGATTATGACTTGTGCAGCATCTGTTTTTCAAGGATGGGAAATGATGTAGATTACGCAAGAATTGATTTTCCCTTGACATATGGCCATCCTTGGTCTCTCAAGACTCCTGATGCG AGCCTTCGTCAGTGTATCATGAAGAAGCATGCACCGAAACATCTGCGCTCTAGACTCGACAGTCGCTTTATTACAGATGTAAATGTCGTGGATGGAACAGCAATGGCGCCGCTTACACCTTTTACTAAGATCTGGCGGATGCGTAACAATGGCACACTTCCTTGGAATCATGGATTGCAACTTCTATGGATTGGTGGTGATCGGTTTAGCCCTTCTGATTCCGTTGAGATACAG GTTCCCCCTACTGGTGTGGATGTTGGTCTTGAGCTTGACATAGCTGTTGATTTCATTGCCCCTGAACTACCCGGACGTTACATCTCTTATTGGAGGATGGCAGAGCCATCTGGTCATAAATTTGGGCAGCGAGTGTGGGTTCAAATTCAG GTGGATCCTTCTGTCGACCTGACCCGTGAAAGCTCCCCAATGCTGAACCTCAATCTTCCTCCCGATAGTAACGAGGCCATATTTCCTGAGGTTGTTGACGTAAAGACTGAACCTGAATTCATCGTTGAAGTTGGCGAATCTAGTACCACCCGGCCTATTCCAGAGCAGAATAACATTGAAACATTAAGCCTGAATTTCCCCACCAATGGTGATTTGTTAATTGATGGTGATGTGGTGTACCCAAGTGCTGCTACTGCTGACAGGCCTGTTTCTCCTCCTGTGGGGCCCTTGCCATTCTCTTACCCTGAGGTCGATGCTCAGTCATACAATGTAAAAGACGCATCTGCTCCTTTACCGAGTATGACTTTGAATGAGGAAGCTAAAGCCGAGGAGAAATTGTTGAAGGAACTTTCGCAAATGGGATTTAAGCAGGTTGACTTGAACAAAGAGGTTCTTCGGATGAATGAGTATGACTTGGATCGGTCTGTGGATGATCTCTGTGATGTTTCTGAGTGGGACCCGATCCTCGAGGAGCTGAAGGAGATG GGTTTTGAAGACAAGGAGACAAACAAGAAGCTCTTGGTAAAGAACAATGGAAGCATCACACGTGTGGTCATGGACCTCATTGCTGAAGAGAAGGCTGAGTAG